In the Drosophila willistoni isolate 14030-0811.24 chromosome 3R, UCI_dwil_1.1, whole genome shotgun sequence genome, TGTCCTCCACCTCGGAGACCATGTTGTGGGGCACATAACCGCGACGACCGCGCAGTTCACCCCAATAGAAGCCATCGGCGTCTTTATCACCATAAACCTGAATGCGGGACCACAGAGCATAAAAGTCATAAGAGATTCATTCATGGCATGGGCACAGATCAAGTCAGTGtgaactatgtatgtatgtttgttgttgttgttgttgtttgaaaGTGTTTTGAGTGCATAACGCTAACTTATGGTTCTAGTAAGAAGAGTTAACAACGTCTACTTAGTGGTTAGTTATTGAGTATTTGTATGTAAATCATTAGATATTCTTTGGATTGGACTTAGGGTAATAAACGGGGGGGTTGATCTCAACTGATTAGGTGTGAGGATCATGGGGGCATATGGGGGCGAGGCGAGAGGCGAAGGAAAAACATGCACTgattcaattcaattagtGACAAGCGCAGCCAATTCTTGGCATCAATATCGATCGCATCCAATTGCATCCAATTcaagaatgagagagagagagagagcgagagcgagaCAGCGATTGCTTTACCGTATCCCTTGGAATCGGGGGTCGAGTGGTAACATCTTCGCGCGCACGTTGCGAAGGGGCCTATTGAGTTTCTGCAGCTGCAAAGTGTTTTGGTGGTTCTCTGTGTGTGAGGCACAAAAGATCAGCGAGCTTACCTTAATCGTATCACCCTCTTGGAATGGCAGTTCTTCGTCGCAGCCATCGGGATTGGGACTCATTGTGGATGGGTCGTAGTCGAACATGGCCACAAAGTAGCGAGGTTTCTTTTGCGCTCCAggcatttgttgttgtggctgctGTTGACCAGGCTGTTGGCCCGGCATAAGCTGGCCCTGTTGCatttgctgctgatgctgttgttgttgttgttgttgctgttgttgctgctggttgAAAGGAACTCGTGGTCCACCCATTTGACCCTGCATTTGACCAGGCATTTGACCCTGCATTTGACCAGCCATTTGACCCGGCATTTGACCCTGCATTTGACCCGGCATTTGACCCGGCATTTGACCCGGCATCTGACCCTGCATTTGGCCAGGAATCTGTTGACCCTGCATCTGTCCAGGGGCTGGTCCTCGAAAGCGTGGACCTCCTTGCATCTGTCCCTGCACACCAtatggctgttgttgttgttgttgcagcgGACCCGCAGGTCGCCCTGGCACTGGACCCATGCCacgctgttgctgctgccctGTCGGCGCCCCCGGCTGGTAGCCCTGGACGACCGATGTAAGTACGcgcataaatttaaattaatttaaatgaatttaaaattttgttagcGTTTCTCTTCatatctttttgttttttaggtttttttttttttgttttttttttagcgaGTACTCTGTTTTTCATTCACATTGTCTTTTTGAGAATATTAAGGAGTTCTTTTAGCAAAATACGAAGGCGTCTATACTATggtaagtatatacatattggTAAGTAAGTAGTTAAGTAATTAAGTATGTTAGAATGCAGCTGCGTTTAGCGATTTCTATTTTATATAGTAGTAGTTTCTCTTTTAGACAACTAAATTAAAGTTGAATGTCTTGtgatatgtgtgtatgtatgtatgtatgtgtgtgtatatatagagaTCAAGGCGATTTACAAGCTAGATACATTTAActgaaaactaaaatataGTATGTAGTCTATTTTGGTTGATAGATCAAAGTTCAGGTTTATTGTTAGTAAGAAGCTATGTATGTTTATACAGTGTATTTGGTTAGTTCTTGATTTTGGAGAGGGGAGTGAGGAAATATCAGCGATAACGAGTTGGAAATGAAGAGTTAATGTAAAGATTTTATATATCCCATTTATAGTAAAGGAATTATGATTGGTGTCCTGTTGTTGTGTATGTAATCAAATTGTACATGAATCGGTTAAGcactatatatttttacaaaTCGAGTTCGACTAAGGACTTTATTTAGTTCACTCACAAGTAGGcaaggtacatacatacatatatacagccCTAAAACACCAATATCTCAAGCTACTTTTAGTATATTTTAATCCAGCTAAAACGAATCATCTACAGTGATTAAATTCGATGGGTAATGCAAAAATTGTAAATGGAAAACGGGGGACGGAAGGACTcttgtttttcatttcattcccTAGAATCTCTCTATGAAAACTTCATAACTATTATTTCATTCTATACCAAAGACAATTACAGTAGAATCCAGTTATAACGACGCTCAATAGACCGACGATAGTTATATCCGGAAGACGTACTAACCGGAGGCCCTTTCATATAAGTTTGTATTGGGACCAAGCAATcactcatcgaactttagtcgCTATAACCTGACGGACATTATAAGCGgcgtcgttataaccggattaTACTGTATATTACATTCAAGGGAATCCGAAAATAAGATCAAGTCAAATTATTAGCAACTAAAACgaattttgtttatctttTGAGACGAAAGTGTGTAAGAAAAGTTTGATAAATCTCAAATTTCTGCTTAATGCTTTTTAGTCCTTCATGATATTATTATACCAAAGTTTAAGTGCATTAAAAGAGATATACAAGGGAAATTCTGCCAAAATTTCTTTACTTAGTAAAGGTTTTAATTTCACTAAACTTGATACATTGAAAAATATAGATTGAAACTCCGCTCAAGTATTTTATTTGGATATCTCACTCACGATAAGTTactataaacaaatataagaAGTAGCTAAAAGGGGTAAACTATTCTCCAAGAGTTTTTACAACTTCTACCAAAAAGAGGACTTAATCTAAGCTGATTGATTGATTGCAAAAGGCAAATGGATTACCCAAAATTTAGATTTAAGTATAATCTGACTAATTTTGAGTAAACTCACCACAGAAATGGGAAAAAAGCGTTTACATATTGAATTTCAtggaaacattttaaatactttCTTCAAAACACACAAGTTTTCGTATATTTAGAGCCGTgaaataaaaagtattttcaAAAGCATAAAAATCTCTAAGAACAACTAAAACCAAAAGCCAAACGCAATGtatgttgtttgttttttttcaaatttttcagtTACGCTTTCTGTTTTcattcaaaaatgtttgaaaaatcAAGCGCAATTTCTAAACTTTTCGGCTATTTAATCAATACATAAGAATATGCAGTATATGTACTTCagttaaaatgaaaataaacgacaaaaagaaaacaaaaacgaaaaatgcaTCAAACACTTAAAGTATTTGTGTGTCTGTTAACTTTTTAcgcaaagtgttacaagttaaTCTTATGTTTAAACTAAGTAGTTGATATATaggtatttaatttttgagtGAATGTCTGAGTATTtcttggtgtgtgtgtgtgtgtgtcatgGTAGTGGTGGTGGGTGTTGGTAATAAGTGAAAGATGTTGTGGGTATAACTTACATTCTGGTTCACTTGATTCTGTGTGGGTTTCGAGAAGAGGCCACCGAGCAGGCCACCTAACAAGCCGGAGCCTCCGTCGGGCTGTATTCAGTTATCGGTATTGGGTATCatataatgaaaatgaatatgtaacttgttttgtttaaaattgttCGTTGACATTGGCATTTGTTGGTTTCAATCCTTAATCATTGCTTAATTGCttaattgttattgttaaatGGCCAAATATATGGCTAAAAATCTAATTTCAAATCTCAAATATAAGTTAATCATCAACAAAGTTTGTAAAATTTAACTTgctataattattattattattattgtgtaaTATTATTGCGGCTTCAATTCAAGACATGCTACGTATGTAAATAGTATGTAAGTGGGGTATATATATGGTAGGCACTGTATTTGTATActaaatcaaaattcaaattaaattcaaacaaaccaaaaataaaactggCATATCCATTTTGCAttgaaattgataaaaaaaagtaactaaataaaaagaaaataacttacatacatacaaatcaTAGAGGGGGGCGGGGGGGTTTTTGGGTTTCGGGTTGGGGGTTTTAGACAGGCCTCAAATTCAATTGCTTTTTTTGGTTCTTATCATTATTAGCTTTCTCTTTCTTTGGTATTTGTGAATTTAGTGCGTTTGTCTAATACATTTTCTCTcagtgtatgtatataatgttGTGAATTGGTTAATTAGCAAACAAAACCGAGAGGAAAAAGAAGGATAGTAGTAGTAATTAGGCAGACCATTTAAATATAACACGAGAGTTGAAAGAGTTAagagagagatatagagaGTATATAAATGTAAGTTAGAGAAAATGTACAAAAGaatcttttttttggtttttttttttaaggaattTGTTGAGTTAGTTAGTATAAAAGAGTTTGGTGATTATGTGTAAGTTGGAAACTGGTGAACTGATCATTGTCTGATGGTGCAAAAGAATTGCGGGAAACGTTTAggtatgtatttgttttttatatatgtaagtacagGCAGTGGAATCGAAATTGTATTTAATGTAAATGTCTAATGGTTTTTGGCATTCAAACTTGAGAACatgttatgtatgtatattggttgtatgatgtatgtacatttggcTTATTGTACAAACAAATACAATCTTCGATGATGTCACATCGCATCGAAATCAAGAGAAAAACGAGTTCATAGAACATTATTTACagtgtatttatgtatatgatGCATTTAAATCACAAGCGGACACTCACCTGATGGCCAGGCTGGCCAGGCTGTTGTCCCGGCTGCTGTCCCGGCTGCATTCCCTGCTGCTGCATCTGATTTGGATCGTATTGCGGATGATGCGGATCCTGTTGGCCCATcatgtgctgctgctgttgctgttgctgctgctgaccgGGAACGGTCATGCCATGTGGACCCTGTGGAAGCTGTGGCCCCACCATTCCCATACCCATTTGATTTGGTCCCCGGCGAGCAACAGCATTGCGCACAGTGTCTGCCGAGGGGAAGAGGGAATTAGATTGGTCAACAACAGAGTGAGAAAAGAGAAAGTCCATCTCACTTGGTATCAAGATGGGCGCACTGTCCGCCGACTGTGAATCTCGAGATTTGGTGCGAATGGTGACGGCTCTCGGATTAAAGACACCCAGCTTGCCAATGTCGATGAGGGCATGGTCGCCAGTGGGGGAATTGATGTCGGTGACCTTTTTACCATCGGCATACACAGCATAGCCGGTTACTGGCCCCGTTGAGGTGGGCCTGTTAACCGGCTGCCATGTCACCAGAATGGTACCATCTTGAGGGCCAGCCTCAAGCTGGATTTCCTGCGGGGGATCGGGCAGGCCTTTGGTCAACGTGCGGAAATCGGCATAGGCTCCAGGCGCCTCCTCCTGACCGGGTCGGCCGGGTGTCTGAGGCGTGTGCTGGCCCACGGCGCGCAGATGTTTGGCCCGTACGGTGACTCGATATTGGGTGCTCGGCGCCAATCCGGTAATGGTGTGCCTATACATGCCCGGCTTGACGGTGCGCACCTCCACATTGTTCACACACACCACGTGCTGGTGGTTGGAATTGGCCGGCAGCCACGAGATGACCGCTGAGGAACACGTTATGTGCGAGGCGCGCACCGCCGAGGGGCCCAAATGTGAGGTGTCGCGCCCAATAATCATGGTGCAAGCGGCATCCCGAGACGTCTGACGATTCTGGGTCACGCTTCGCACACTAATGCGATGCGGCTGCTTATGAAAATGGGAACAGACCATTAGAAATACATAAAGGATGGCTTAAAGGACAAAGCAACTTACCCGCGTGGAGTCGACGCCCTCGATAAGAGCTCGTGTGCGTTCGTTGGCCTTCACCGTAACCTTGAGCACGCCGTCCACATAGACGTGATAGCTTTCAATTAGATTATAGCCCACAGGCTCCGGCGGTGACCAACCAATGAGCACGCTCTTGTTCAGCTGTCGTTCCAGGGTCAAGTGTTTGGGAGCTGGAACTGTTTTAAGGATGAGACaattcatttaatatatttattgactAAAAGGATAAGGATTCGGGTTCTGGCAAATACTActaaggagagagagagacagagtgtTATGCTCACATTCGGGCCATGCATTGCAGTGtcaccaaaaaccaaaaacaaaatgtttaaacatCATGCAAAAACTGCTAGAGTTTGTAAGTggagaggagaggagaggggaggagaatagttACCATTGTCACTGATATCGTCCTGATCGTGCTCCAGATCGGTGTGCGTCTCACTCAAACGTGCCAAATCCTCGTGGGTGTGTGTGAGCAATGGGTTGTGCGGCGGCAAGGAGGGCAATGACGTTGTATCGCACTGCATCGAGCCATCCTCGGCATCGCGCAGTGTCGATAGCACCGCCTGATGGAATTCCAGAAGATCGTCGCCTAAACGAAAAGTTATTAGCCACGCTGAGAATTCTTCTTCCACTTTTTCCCGCACTTACCCACTAAACGTTGTACAAAAGAAGCGGGCACAAGGCCGCGTCGTCCATCCAGAAGCTCGGCATCCAGGTAACCACCTTGAGGTTCACCACTTGTCCATACCAGCAGATAATCACCGGCACACAATGACAACTCCCCTTCAGCCTCCCTGtagaaaatttcaatatttactagagaatttcatttgatttactTGAGGTGAATTTACTCTGGCGGATCGTAGGGGAAGCGGGCAATGAACACGCAGCATCTTCCCTTTCCCGGTATGTCCAGCATATCCACCTGGGGTTCACTGGCTCCATTTAGTGTATGATTGCGACCTGGAAGACGAGGGATTTCAATTTAAAGTCGCTGTTTCGATGCTATTTCTTACCATCCAAATCCAAGGCACCGAGTGCCAGGCCACTGCGATTGTGCATCATGGAAACGCTTAAGCCGTCGGTGAATTCGTCAAGGCCCCAACTGCTCGGCGGTATTGGGGAGCAGGGTGAACTGCGATTACCATAACGAGCCAAAGGAATATCAATCTCATCcagcattttcattttggttgCCTGACGCAAGGCGGCCGATGTAAATGGATACGATGCACTCGAGGCGACATCCAGAAATGGTGGACCATAGGAACTGCCCAAAGCTCCCGCTGCACCGCCGCTGAGGCCATACAGCGAGGTAGCTCCAGTGATgccaccaccgccaccgcctGGACCGGCACCCAATCCGAGACCTGTTGCACCTAGCAGCGCGCTGGTATCCAGCATATTGATGTTACCCAGCCCGGGATGGGCCAGGGATGTGCCGGCGGTGCCAGCGGTGCCGCTCAGTCCCAAAGCCGAGTAGCTGGACGAGCCGGCTGGCGGCAAATTATGCGAGTTCAGTGACAGGAGGGGCATGGTTGTGCTCTGTAAATTGTACAGTTGTATTGTTCCGCGCTTCATGTTTCAATTGGATATTCAAATTTCAGGTGCATTTCAATTTGGAATTtcatttgtatgtgtgtgttggtgtgttggtgtgtggttgtgtgtgtttgtaggtattttttttatacaaatttacaagacaaattgttgttgtggttgttggtgttgttgtcgttgtagatacacacacacagatacaggTTACAaatacagacatacatatacattgaTATTGATATTGATATTTGATTTTCGCGAACCAATTCGCCAGTTTTAGTCATTAGAGAGAGTCAAAGAGTAAAGTTAGTTAAAGGATATTAGAAAATAGtttatacacaaacacacattaTTTTGTACAAAAGAAGAAATGGGGGGAGAGaaagaacgagagagagagagagagagaacaggAAGAGACAAGAAAGAGCACATAAGACGGAAAAAGAGATCACAGAGAAACAGAATAACACGTTTATTTGGCCGATGCCTCCAATACATCAGAGATatgttatttaaatatatatatatatatatagacgaTATATATACGTCATGGCATTCAATTGCGAACATGTTATGAGCTGAATTCTGGTCATGAATTTTGATCTCAGCTAAGAGCTCAAGCCATTTCCAAGCAgtgaattatatatatacgatAAAGTATGAAGACGACATTATTCAtcattcatcatcatcatcatcatcatcatcaaaatAAGAACATAAAACATAACAATTTGTGAACAATTGAACGATAAGCATGAAGATCAAATGCTCAATATGTAATGTACTTAAGTacacttttacatatgtatgtatgcgtgtatgtatgtatgtatgcatatatgtatgtatgtatacattttaGTGAAATGAACGTGATCTAAAGAACTAAGTTGGTCTTTGATCTGAGCCAAAGTCAAGGCTAAGTAATAAGTTACACTCATATCCTAACATTTAGTTACTGCAAAGACTACTAAATCGACTACTACATAGCAGACAGATAGCATCTTAAAAATGCTTTCAATATACAAACTACTTAAACAACAGATGAGACCAACTTAGTTTAGAAACCATatccaatatatgtatatgtataaggAACATTTAAACATGCAAACAAGAAGACATCAAGAAAACAACAGCAATGAAATGGACTTATATACCTACGTATACTTGATATGTCTTTAAGAATGTGAAGAAGTTTATAAGCAAAtgtgtggatgtgtgtgtgtttgtgtgagtgtgtatgaatgtgtgggtgtgagtgatgtaatattttcaataatgaGACTACAACAAAACGCAATTCGCAGGACTAATACTGGCTACATCTGGACTTGGGCATCTTTGTTGAGAATCCCAGAGCTAGAATACCAGGGCCAGAAATAGCGATGATCAATGATCAATACAAAACGAACAAAGGCTAAAGCAAATGATCGCTATGGTtacaatttgaattgaattatCAACATATAATCTAGATTAAATATATAGCAAAAGCCAAGTGAACCACAGATGATGCCATTGCATACGCCAAGCGAGACTGATTGCATCGTTTTGGGTTCGAAAAACGAATCGAatcggatatatatatgtatgtatatgctgATATATGCtgagttgcagttgcagttgctcttgttgttagTTCATTGCAATTGAAAATAGTTGGTTTACCTGACTTAATGCCGTTGGCATAGCCTTCATCGTGTGAATATTTACCGGCAATGGTGGAATGCCAGTGATTCCACTAGTTCCGCTCAATAATTTCTCAACGGATGTCTGGCCATAGGCGGAGGCGGCAGCAGCCGCATTCAATGATTGTATGGCATGACTGCTTAGACTCGACGATATGCCACTGATTGCATTGGGCACCAGGGCCGATATGGATGTGAGACCACTGCCACTATGGCCATGAATGTGACCGCCATGGCCATGGCCAGCACCGCCGCCTCCGCCGGCTCCTGCAGCGGCGGCCACGCTCTGCGAGCCAACGCTGGTGCCACTGAGACTAGTGCTGGCCCCATTCGGTATGGTGGAAGCTAGCGATTGCGGCAAGCTGGAATAACCAGACGATAGAGCCGAAACGCCGCCACCTGAGGCACCGCCTAGTACGGCTCTTTTATACCGATTCAGTTCTTCTTCGAGTTCTAGAGCAAAGAAATCATAATGATTAAATAGCAGATAGATAGATATCTTTTCGGCTTAACTCACCACTCTTTGATATGGTTCTAAATTCGCTATTTCCCGTGTTCATCATGGAACTGGGTGGCAAGGCGGACATACTAACACTGGCCGAAGTACGCGGCTGTTCCAGTTCGGCCAGCACACGATTATCctaaaagaaaatcaaatagGTTAGTCCATAGTAGGCTAGGCAAGTCGAATATGTTAATCTGTAGTAGGCTAGGCAAATCAAATATGTTATTCGGTAGTAGGTAGTATCGGGTAGATATCATAATATCTGATTCGTGCTCTGTAACCTGTCGAGACCAGAATAAAATTCTCCAaaccaaaatttatataaattcaGCTACAAACATGAAGAGTGGCAAACAAAATATTGGAATAGTCAAGGGACTTCTCGAGCAGGCCAGCTACATAGCCAACAGTCTGAACGAGCTGAATGTCAAAGCATCTGAGCTAATCGCGGAGGGATGGATTATCGATGCTGAAATCCAGAATTCATACAAATTTCGGGAGGATCATTTGGTTAAATATCTGGTCGATCGTGTAGAGGACGATGAGCAAGTGCAGCTGCTACGCATGAATATACAACTTAAGCGCACCGTAGATGAATATCAATTGGGAGTGGAAAAGATAATGGCCAAGTACAAGGAGCACTGCGAGAGCGAAGTGCTAAATGAGAGTTTCAATCTGCGGGAGAAGTATATTAACGATCTGAGTAAAATTGTCGAGACCCAGGATGCACGCATCGCGGAAATGGCCAATCTGATGCTATCGTGTGCCTTTCTGGTGGAGCAAGACAGTGTGGAAAATCAAGAGATTATGCGTCAACTGCTGGCTGACAATGAACAGATGCGTTACCAACTGCAGATTAGCCAAGCTATGAAGCAGTTTGTCCAGGGATCAAAGCCATCAACTGAGAGCGGCACACAGTTTAATGAGAATGATCTTGACGCTAACTCAGAGTCGACTAGTTTTAGCAGTTTGGAGAGTTTTATCACTTGTCTATCGTCAGGCGAATCGGCCTCAACAGACGGCTCGGTTATTAGCCAAATTGAAGTCAATCGCTTTATTGAGCAAGCTCTGTCCGATGTCAAGGTGGAAGCAGTGGCCGAGGATGGCGAGTTGGATGTTGTTGCCGAAGCTAATGTTTGATATTATTCAATtttgcttctttattaaacTAACGAAATGAGCATTTAATTCGCTGGagatttcttttctttactgtttgtttgattttacCTGCTCAATCTTTGCCATGATGATATCAATCTCCGAGCCTTGGTCCTGGTGACTGATTGTCGGTGCCCATGTGACGGTGGAACTGCTGGCCGAGGTTGGTATGGTTGCGCCGGCAGATGACGCTCCACTGCTCATGGCCATgttcatattcatattcatattcatgTTGCCAGCTTGGGAGCGTCCAGCCTTGGCCTTGAGAGTAGAAGTCAGTTCGATTTGTAGCTCCTCGCAGCGTACATTCTCCAGCGCAACCTGTGAGAAATATAGATTAGATTAACTCTCCCAATTCCATTCATTTGTAGAGACTCACCTTCTTTTCTAGTTCCCGGGCTCTCGACTGCAGGTTTTCCACCGCCTCGGCATCGGGACGTGCGCTACTGCTAAGATTGCGTATTTGTGCCAGAGTTTcctacaaaaaaatattcgcTATTACTTGCTCAGGGGATTGGGGGGGTGAGGGGCGGTCGTCGCTTACCTGATGCGCCCTCTCGATTTCGGTGCGCCGCATTTCAGCATCCCGCAACTGCATACTAAGGGCGTCCAACATGCTATTTGGGGCACTGGCAGCGGCCACGGCAGCGGCCGCCGACTGATGATGATGCATCGACTCGTACGGCATGCTGTGGCTGCCTCTCACTAACTAACGACTGCAAGTAATCAAACAAAGCGACAAAAACTCTTTCAATCTTAATGGGTTTTTAGAAATGATGACTAAGACGATATCCCGCGGTCACTCCAATCAATAAATCGTCTTGGCCGGCTTTTGACCAACTTCTTGTGGATTTTCtgctttgttttatttttatttatgctcGCTTTGGTTGTTTAAATTATTGATGTATGTGAAAATGGGTCAGCTGTTTGGCTAGAATAGCAATTTGTGGCACGCATAGCTCAAGTTCCTCAAGTTCGTGAACTTTGAACTATGCGCCTAATCACTGGAGAGTAATTGCAAATACAAATGCTTTAGATCGtttagttttcattatttgtttACGATGAAAATGATGAAGTGAAAGCGAGTGGGAACATATCTTTGACATTTACGTACGTATATTTAAGAATTCTAGTTGTTTATTGTGAAATATCAAAGGTAAATTTCTTGGAAAATGCAAGTTATCCGCCACGTCCGTTTaccccaaaaagtatgctatggtTTAGAGAGCAGACGATTCGTAAAATTACTCATACGCCACCCTTAATCATGTGTGAGGCAAAGACGCGCGCCACTGAGTCTAGACGAG is a window encoding:
- the LOC6646964 gene encoding RIMS-binding protein 2 isoform X2 — its product is MPYESMHHHQSAAAAVAAASAPNSMLDALSMQLRDAEMRRTEIERAHQETLAQIRNLSSSARPDAEAVENLQSRARELEKKVALENVRCEELQIELTSTLKAKAGRSQAGNMNMNMNMNMAMSSGASSAGATIPTSASSSTVTWAPTISHQDQGSEIDIIMAKIEQDNRVLAELEQPRTSASVSMSALPPSSMMNTGNSEFRTISKSELEEELNRYKRAVLGGASGGGVSALSSGYSSLPQSLASTIPNGASTSLSGTSVGSQSVAAAAGAGGGGGAGHGHGGHIHGHSGSGLTSISALVPNAISGISSSLSSHAIQSLNAAAAASAYGQTSVEKLLSGTSGITGIPPLPRGTIQLYNLQSTTMPLLSLNSHNLPPAGSSSYSALGLSGTAGTAGTSLAHPGLGNINMLDTSALLGATGLGLGAGPGGGGGGITGATSLYGLSGGAAGALGSSYGPPFLDVASSASYPFTSAALRQATKMKMLDEIDIPLARYGNRSSPCSPIPPSSWGLDEFTDGLSVSMMHNRSGLALGALDLDGRNHTLNGASEPQVDMLDIPGKGRCCVFIARFPYDPPEEAEGELSLCAGDYLLVWTSGEPQGGYLDAELLDGRRGLVPASFVQRLVGDDLLEFHQAVLSTLRDAEDGSMQCDTTSLPSLPPHNPLLTHTHEDLARLSETHTDLEHDQDDISDNVPAPKHLTLERQLNKSVLIGWSPPEPVGYNLIESYHVYVDGVLKVTVKANERTRALIEGVDSTRPHRISVRSVTQNRQTSRDAACTMIIGRDTSHLGPSAVRASHITCSSAVISWLPANSNHQHVVCVNNVEVRTVKPGMYRHTITGLAPSTQYRVTVRAKHLRAVGQHTPQTPGRPGQEEAPGAYADFRTLTKGLPDPPQEIQLEAGPQDGTILVTWQPVNRPTSTGPVTGYAVYADGKKVTDINSPTGDHALIDIGKLGVFNPRAVTIRTKSRDSQSADSAPILIPNTVRNAVARRGPNQMGMGMVGPQLPQGPHGMTVPGQQQQQQQQQHMMGQQDPHHPQYDPNQMQQQGMQPGQQPGQQPGQPGHQPDGGSGLLGGLLGGLFSKPTQNQVNQNGYQPGAPTGQQQQRGMGPVPGRPAGPLQQQQQQPYGVQGQMQGGPRFRGPAPGQMQGQQIPGQMQGQMPGQMPGQMPGQMQGQMPGQMAGQMQGQMPGQMQGQMGGPRVPFNQQQQQQQQQQQQHQQQMQQGQLMPGQQPGQQQPQQQMPGAQKKPRYFVAMFDYDPSTMSPNPDGCDEELPFQEGDTIKVYGDKDADGFYWGELRGRRGYVPHNMVSEVEDTTAQMGTGVQQMGPQGTPGGVGVGMGVGTGQIMPGQGAPQQSMRNVSRDRWGDIYANMPVKRMIALYDYDPQELSPNVDAEQVELCFKTGEIILVYGDMDEDGFYMGELDGVRGLVPSNFLADAPDQYNNQMGPGGAGRGGLSQRGRGQGPGARGPPPPPRDNMMPGVAGQRGPQGKNARPASPTLLDNTGHPAPDHQTQGMIGRVGNVGLQQQQQQQQQQLQQQPYGQQQQQQQQQMGQPGMMGMGMGQQQPGQQMGMGMMGPGQQQQNLQQQQQQQQQMGSGGQMGMGMSNMGNMGMGNMGQQQQQQPPVTTQAQTGGLFSGATSLLSGATSAATGGLFGSKQPPKTDPMQPPGGVQPTQQQTNAFGAQQMQPGMQPGMQPGMQPGMQPGMQPGMQPGMQPGMQQQQQQQQQVPPQAQPPPQGPGAGLLGGLKGIAAAAPGGDVLSKGKDLFGKFGFGFGK